A DNA window from Turicibacter sp. TJ11 contains the following coding sequences:
- the pta gene encoding phosphate acetyltransferase: MDIMTTLKNQIIGKNIRIVFPEGNEPRVVQAASLLARENMLKPVLIGSVEEVQAAAGSFSLEGCEIIDPKHYEKLDEMVAELVAVRKGKVTEEQARELVLNVNYFGTMLVHMGLAAGLVSGAIHSTGDTVRPALQIIKTKPGISKTFGYFAMLRGDERYIFADCAINPNPTSGDLAEFAIESARVARMFDIDPKVALLSFSTKGSAKTEETKKVTDAMEILNGMELDFDYDGELQFDAAFVPAVAKTKAKDSKVAGQANVFVFPDLNAGNIGYKIAQRLGGFEAVGPILAGLNKPVNDLSRGCSPEDVYGTAIITANQTLL, encoded by the coding sequence ATGGATATCATGACAACATTAAAAAACCAAATTATTGGAAAAAACATTCGTATTGTTTTTCCTGAAGGAAATGAACCACGCGTGGTTCAAGCAGCTAGCTTATTAGCACGTGAGAACATGTTAAAACCAGTTTTAATTGGATCAGTAGAAGAAGTTCAAGCAGCAGCGGGAAGTTTTTCATTAGAAGGATGCGAAATCATCGATCCAAAACATTATGAAAAATTAGATGAGATGGTTGCGGAATTAGTCGCTGTTCGTAAAGGAAAAGTGACTGAAGAACAAGCACGTGAATTAGTCTTAAATGTTAACTACTTTGGAACAATGTTAGTTCATATGGGATTAGCTGCAGGTTTAGTATCAGGTGCGATTCACTCAACAGGAGATACGGTACGTCCAGCATTACAAATTATTAAGACAAAACCAGGAATCTCAAAAACATTCGGATATTTTGCAATGTTACGTGGAGATGAGCGTTATATCTTTGCAGATTGTGCGATTAATCCAAACCCAACAAGTGGTGATTTAGCTGAATTTGCGATCGAATCAGCACGCGTTGCGCGTATGTTTGATATTGATCCTAAAGTTGCATTATTAAGCTTCTCAACAAAAGGATCAGCTAAAACAGAAGAGACGAAAAAAGTAACAGATGCAATGGAAATCTTAAACGGAATGGAATTAGATTTCGATTACGATGGAGAATTACAATTTGATGCTGCTTTTGTTCCAGCTGTAGCAAAAACAAAAGCGAAAGATTCTAAAGTTGCAGGACAAGCGAATGTATTCGTATTCCCTGATTTAAATGCTGGAAATATCGGATATAAAATTGCTCAACGTTTAGGTGGATTTGAAGCAGTCGGACCAATCTTAGCTGGATTAAATAAACCAGTTAATGACTTATCACGTGGATGTTCTCCAGAAGACGTTTACGGAACAGCAATCATTACTGCAAATCAAACGTTATTATAA
- a CDS encoding YuzB family protein, whose protein sequence is MFNLDDLLAEPNEFRVCDKCKATNLTTLLPRLKEIDPKAKIYQGCQSYCGPGRDRSFVFINNKPILAENEDELIQKVKEFLGK, encoded by the coding sequence ATGTTTAATTTAGATGACTTACTAGCTGAACCAAATGAGTTCCGCGTTTGTGATAAATGTAAAGCAACGAATTTAACAACTTTATTACCACGATTAAAAGAAATTGATCCAAAAGCAAAAATTTATCAAGGATGCCAATCATATTGTGGTCCTGGTCGTGATCGTTCATTTGTTTTTATTAATAATAAGCCAATTTTAGCAGAAAACGAAGACGAATTAATCCAAAAGGTAAAAGAGTTTTTAGGGAAGTAA